The Maylandia zebra isolate NMK-2024a linkage group LG4, Mzebra_GT3a, whole genome shotgun sequence genome includes a window with the following:
- the csnk1da gene encoding casein kinase I encodes MELRVGNRYRLGRKIGSGSFGDIYLGTDISVGEEVAIKLECVKTKHPQLHIESKIYKMMQGGVGIPTIKWCGAEGDYNVMVMELLGPSLEDLFNFCSRKFSLKTVLLLADQMISRIEYIHSKNFIHRDVKPDNFLMGLGKKGNLVYIIDFGLAKKYRDARTHQHIPYRENKNLTGTARYASINTHLGIEQSRRDDLESLGYVLMYFNLGSLPWQGLKAATKRQKYERISEKKMSTPIEVLCKGYPSEFATYLNFCRSLRFDDKPDYSYLRQLFRNLFHRQGFSYDYVFDWNMLKFGANRAVEDAERERRERDERMRHSRNPGARGMASASGRARAPQEVAAPSPLNPASHTGMEKERKVSMRLHRGAPVNISSSDLTGRQETSRMSSQALSRVTPSGLQSAAPR; translated from the exons GTACTGATATCTCTGTTGGAGAGGAGGTCGCCATCAAATTGGAATGTGTCAAGACCAAACACCCACAGCTCCACATAGAGAGCAAAATCTACAAGATGATGCAGGGTGGAG TGGGTATTCCAACGATAAAATGGTGTGGCGCTGAGGGTGACTACAATGTGATGGTGATGGAGCTGCTGGGTCCCAGTCTGGAAGACTTGTTCAACTTTTGCTCTCGCAAGTTCAGCCTCAAGACAGTCCTGCTGCTGGCTGACCAGATG ATCAGCCGAATTGAGTACATCCACTCCAAGAACTTCATCCACAGAGACGTAAAGCCAGACAACTTCCTGATGGGCCTGGGCAAGAAGGGAAATCTCGTCTACATCATCGACTTTGGCCTGGCCAAGAAATATCGTGACGCACGCACGCACCAACACATCCCCTACCGCGAGAACAAGAACCTGACAGGCACCGCCCGCTACGCCTCCATTAACACACATCTGGGCATCG AGCAGTCCAGGCGGGATGACTTGGAGTCACTGGGATACGTCCTTATGTACTTCAACCTGGGGTCTCTGCCTTGGCAAGGCCTTAAAGCTGCCACTAAGAGGCAGAAGTATGAACGCATCAGCGAGAAAAAAATGTCGACACCCATTGAGGTCCTCTGCAAAGGCTACCCGT CCGAGTTTGCCACCTACCTGAACTTCTGCCGGTCTCTGCGGTTCGACGATAAGCCCGACTACTCATACTTGCGCCAGCTCTTCAGGAACCTCTTCCACAGGCAGGGATTCTCCTACGACTACGTCTTTGACTGGAACATGCTGAAATTT GGTGCCAATAGGGCCGTGGAGGATGCAGAGCGGGAGCGTCGGGAACGGGATGAGAGAATGAGGCACAGCAGGAACCCCGGGGCCAGAGGTATGGCCTCGGCCTCAGGAAGAGCCAGAGCCCCTCAGGAAGTTGCAGCCCCCTCCCCGCTCAACCCCGcctcacacacag gTATGGAGAAGGAGAGGAAGGTGAGCATGCGCCTTCATCGGGGAGCCCCTGTCAACATTTCCTCGTCAGACCTGACAGGACGCCAGGAAACATCCCGCATGTCCTCACAG GCTCTGTCCCGGGTCACACCAAGCGGCCTCCAGTCTGCAGCCCCTCGGTGA